From Cucumis melo cultivar AY chromosome 3, USDA_Cmelo_AY_1.0, whole genome shotgun sequence:
attaaagaatgtgaaaaagaaaaattgtttaTCAAAAAATGCACCAAATCATCCAAATTATTATATTCACCATCTTAATAGAATAACAttgccaaaaaagaaaaatagaagaagCATAAAGCATATACAAAATAGAGTATCTTGTAAAAAACCACTACCatgtatttgatttttttgtattttccccTAAGATGTATCTTTGATTATATAGATCTCTACGTGGAATTAACAATAATAAAcgaaaatttttctttaaaattaactagtaaattaaaaaagaagaagaagaagacgacgaCAATAAACctatttaattaatctaattatatcttttaacaaaaacagaaaattaatgATGTACATATTAAGACGTACATCTGCATgttaattaacataaaattcCTTTTGTTTCCAATCATTTGTGGAATCTATATGGTAATATCTCTGTATAACGTCCTTAATGTTTGTGTCTAAaacataattaatgttattGGAAAATTACAAAACTTTATAATTAAAGTCTTCGACAAGAGCCAAGCCGTTAATACAATATGTGCATGCTTAAATTGGTAGATTAATGAAGCTTatcataattaaattaattaattgagcTTCTCCCTCTCTCAAGGAATTAATCTCCAAACCCACAACCCACTcctacattatatatatatatatatatatatatatatatatatatatatatatatatatatatatatatatatatatatatatatctaattgTGTACTTACAATTATGTCTAACGCTTATACTTAACTTTAATACataaactgttttttttttttttaaaaaaaaaaaggaaagtgttaaatattattattttaatttgtaatgTATATTTCAATGTGTGTTTTCAAACATAGTGTTAGTGTGTGATCCAACTTTTAAATTGAAGACAGTTATTGGATAAATAAATGAGACAATTTGACTCATTATTGGCAGCTTCAAAGTGGGTTTGACTTGGTTGccttttttttatcttttttaatctttttttccCAATTAACCCTATAAATGGTCATAGAATGTTGCTTTTTTGAATTATATATGCGTTGAAGAGTGATTATTGAATTGATTATCAATCACTCCCTATATTGCtattaaattgaaaaagaaaaagaaaagataaggTTATTGAAATTCCTAAAAAGTAGACAGCCCGGAGAGGTTCAAACCAAACCCCCAGAGAGGTAAAAAGctggagaaaaaaaaatggatatataataataatccgcAATTATTTGGAAAGTGAATGCACAAAAACAGTTTATTCGTTTtagaaaacaataaataataaaatagaaaacagCCAACACACCACAACGTTAACTCCTTaacgtctctctctctctcttttgaaAAGTAAAACTTTGATTCACAAATTCTACTCTTATCCACACATCCGCTCTTAATCTGTACGTTGATAATTAAACCCAAATTAGTTGGTGTACTTTGGGATAATTTTTACAGTCTTGTGAGAGTACCATTATTCATAATTACTTGCACAATAATCACTCTCTCAATGGCAGCTGATCTCTTCTTGTTTCATATCTCAATCACACCATTGGTTGGTCTCTTTGGAACAAAAGAAACAACCGATTTTCAAGAAACATTATCATACCGGTCAAAGCTATTTACAAACTACAACTACTCATCCTCAATCTACTGTTCTTTAACTTATCTATTCTTCATTGCAATCCATTGACGTATGTTTTTCGTATCAGTTTTCTAAAATATTGACAGATGTCCATATCCAAGAGTTATTGCACTAACAAAAATcatataaacataataataatgtgAAAGGGGAGAAGTTttattcaaaaaacaaaaaaaaaaaagatcaaaatcaAGCTAACTCAAATGAAGGGATCATGTGTTGTTACTTTGATTTATTGGCTAAGAAAGTTGGAGCTAGTTTAGTTCAAAATCAGGCAGCTCGTATAATTGAGATCTAAAGTGTAATTATGAAGTTAAAAGGTGCTAATATAAGTAGGTTAAATTATGTGCCAAATAATTTATTCTCAATTGGCATTTCTAGTTTTCACAATAAAAATTAAGTAAGTAGGTCAAACAACTAATGCCCTAATTAAActctaaaattaaaaacaaataaatgaaaaagtAGTTTTCAAGAAACAGGACCTTCCTCCCTCATATTTGTCGTGGATTGAAAAATGTGGGGATTTTCTTATAAGGTAAAACAAACAAGTTGAAATCCCTATTAAAGAAATGATGGGGATGTGAttcattatattattataatttcttcTTTAGTCCAATTTGGATTTATTTACACACTTCCATAACTGTTTCTGAATTTGTAAATCAAATTTTCCCATGGAGTTTTTGGACATTATTCAACTCTATGATCTTTTAAACGAAGGTATTTATTTCATGTAGTTCcctaatataaaaaaaaaacagagagagagagagagagagagagagagagagagagaggagttTAATTGATTGGTTCTTCATAATGGAGATTGAGGCCATTGTCAATAGAAGGAGAcacttcaatttaattaaaactaaattacGCACCTCATACTCAAAAGgaccaaaatcaaaagaaaatcaattGTGGAAAAAGTTGGAAATGGGTTCATGCAATGAACTGTATCTTCAGGTCTATATTTCCCCACGTCTTCAATTTTAGTCAATTTTACATGTAATAATTAACAAACATAGGAATTTTAGGTTTGAATTTTTAATGATTATTTAACCACTTAAGTATGCTATATCAAAACATTAATCTTAAACTTTTGATAAATGTTGTGTTTATGGGGTTTTATGAACTTGttcttcaaaagaaaataaCTGTCGTGTATACATATTATGTATTAGAAAAATTACTACATATTTAGCCTTTTCATGTATCTTAGGTTTGTCGTTTTAAGTATACAATTTAGATTCATTTAGTCAAAATAGATTTAGTGAGTAtaattaaaatacttttatGATTTGAATGTATCTATAATTTTAATTCATAATTTAAAAATCTAGATCAGTTAGGTAAATCAAAGATagataaaagaaattaatttaatatattgtTTTAGGTCATACACTTACGGATGATAGAATTTTGGACGACAAATTATCTCATGTACTATACGAATTATGTGTTAATAATTGACTATATTGTTTATATCTAATAGATAACTATAATTATCGTACCACAAATTGCTAGTTCAACGTACTTTTAAAAATGAGGTGAAATCGATCACTATTGAAATAACATTTATGTAAtcaaaattatgaaaaattttATCTTCGTTCCTAATTAATTTGACGGATCATCAAAACAATATATTTACATTGTCGCATCGAGAAAGAAAGTTGTTATTTTAAAGTTCAGAACAATAGCACGGCCATGGAAAGAAAGTGCATTAAATGTTAGGGTGACTTTCTTGAATTTTGGAGGTATGATGTTGCATTCTTTTCCCTTTTGAGCTTCCAAAATTTTAACATATGGTTGTCCATGTCGGTTtttatttatactatatataCCCTTTTTAATATAAAGTCAATTATCTAGGCACTTTTTTTTATACCATTCTCCCatcacttttaaattttttatttttactaaatTCAATATAAGTATGAATTTATTTATTCTCTCATTCTCTATGTAAGTCAATAAAAAATATAAGTGAATAAAAGTTTAACTCAACTAAGattagtatatataaaaaaaactaaggagttttctttttttcgaaTCCCTTCATCTCtatttatactaaaaaaaatttccttCTCCATATTTGAAATGTTTAATACGAGAACTAACACGTGATCctattttatttgattaaaaaaataaattaaattgtatCTTTATTGGTGCAAGTGATTCTTGTTGGTCTTGACGACTCGTAGAATAAGAATTTATAAGTTATAATATTGATGTTTGCGCCAAATATGAGGTAATTCCTTGAACTTAACTATCTTTTAACACTATGGTATATCTACACTACAATGAATTTGTCTATCTTCCAACATTAGGGAGTTTGGAGATAGTATTAGGTTCTATAGTATTCCAAAAAATAAAGTTGATTATATATtggtttttcttaaaaacaaagGATTAAAGAAAAGAACAGAGGTCTCAATCTGGAATCGAATAAAGTCCATAGCTTGAAGCCTTGGTCCTTTGCTGACACAATAACTCGCCCACCTTATAGTTAATGAAAAAGTAGTCCATTCACAATTATTAAAGTTCACCAAATTCAATAGCTTGTCTCCATTTTTTGGCCTACAAATTAGTATTTTTCCAATCAACACTAATCATTTCAAACATTTTATCACAAtttatatatcaaaatattttatttactttCATACGAATCTCCAGCTCTTGATCCTCATTACTTGTATTGGACTTAAAGGCTTGCTGCTTAATTATAGCTACGGAACTTATGAAAAgtaaaacaaataacaaacttTGAGACATTTTACTGATAAACCCGACACAGAGAACGGACTTGCAATTTACTGTTCATGTCGGTGGGACAGATGAAAAACTCAAGAGATCTCAACAGTCCACCCCATCTTATCCTCAATGGTTCCAGTTTGAATCCCAACAAGAGTTGAATATAATTCTTGGCATGTTGTGTCAGCACCTGTTTGGTATTCGATCCTGCAGATAAGATCAAATCAGTTAACATCGTCAAGGAACTAGACAAAGTCATACCGACGATGTAGTAATTCGGTTGTCAAACCGTTTTCGAGCTTCATCTTCTTTGCTTGTGAGTTGAAAATATAGGTGGTTTACATTTCGAGCTATGACAGGGTATGAGGAGTTGGATTACCTTCTATCCATACATGTGATGCTGCCAACTGGGGCCACACCAACAGCAGTTCCAGTGCAGAAAACTTCATGAGCGTCGAACAGTTCTTCCATGTTAATGGCCCGTTCCTCGACCTGGATAAGATTGAGGTTGCCATTATGATAACAAGAAGCATAAGTATACATGGCAGTTGGAAAAcccaaaaaattgaaaatttttagaaAATCAAAACCCTGGCTGCTAGATTCTTGATTAGGGATGAGATAACCACCTCGTAACCTCGATCACGGGCAATTTCAATGATGCTTTTCCGGGTTACTCCTGGAAGAATTGTTCCATTTGTAGCAGGAGTTGAAATAACATTGCCCTATAGAAATGAGACATAATAACATTGGTTCCAAGTAGAACAAACAACAGAACTTTCAAATCCAAAAGAATGAAAATTTGTAGTTCTACAAACCGATGACCAAATACCATCATCAGATCTTCATTTATGATAACTTAATTTCACTTTCATGTCAGTATAACTCTACGCTGTCAATTTAACCCTTATAAAGATACCTTTACAAGGAAAATATTGCAAGAAGAAACTTCTTCCAAATCTCTCTTATTCACTGAATCAAGGTATAACACGTCAGAAAACCCTCGGCTTTTTGCTCGGGTGATAGCTTTTAAGACCTAcaacggaaaaaaaaaacatcagaaAATATGTGATTGATGTAACTTTCTCCAAATGCCAAATATATCTACCACTGAATCAAAAGATTCAAAACTGAGCTCTTGGATTAGCAACAAGTTTATTCATTAGTtttcacaaagaaaaagaagaattggCTTACACTTACCGGAGCATAATTTGAAATGGTTTTCACACCTCCAGTTCCACCACGAGATGCACGAACGAATTCATTCTCAACGTATAGGTTCAAGGGTGCTGAACCTTCCTGTTTAGAAAACAAACCAGGAGCTATAGATGAATcatgtgttgttgaagtgaagtGAAATTAGCTCCATTGAAAGAGTGCCCACCTTAAAATAGTTGCGAACAGGGGAAGCATAAATTAGAAAAGTATACTCGGGCGCAGGAGCCAAGCCAAGAACAGGACCAGTTCCAATGAGCAAAGGCCTTATGTAAAGTGATCCTTTCCCCAGCGGAGGGACCTGCAAGTACAATCAATCATGAGAATGAAAAACCAACCAAGATCAATAGTTACTTCTCATTGACATGAAAGTACTGAGACAGGTATATCAAATAGGTAAAGAGATAGAGGACTACCCAACGCCTATTCGCAATGGTAATTTGCTTCACAGCATCGACAAACTGTTCGATGGAGGGTGAGGGCATACACATCCGTTCAGCACCGGTCATCATACGAAGAGCATTTTGGTCTGGACGAAATAGACGAAAGCCTCCGTCTCTTTTCCTATAAGCTTTTAGGCCTTCAAACAATCCCTATTCATTTCAACACCACACTCTAAACTCTGTCAAGCTTTTCACAATCAGTTAGCTAACACTAACTATTTCtcgaataattttgaaaacagatACTTTTGCTCAAGATCCCCCACTCCTCTCGACATAAAATGTTCAAGGGAAGAGAGAACAGAATTCACATTTCAtcatcaaaaacaaaattttcgaATCCTAATGTCAAAGAACAACAACCAACCACCTAGTGAAAAGAAACTACATAAATTCTGCTGTAAATGGAAATGGTACCAAAATCATAAGTTAGTGATTGAATCTTGATTCCCAAACTGAAACTAGAAGGTACCTGTCCATAATTTAGAACCCCAGCAGAAGGGCTTAACTCAATGTTCCCATAACGGCTCATTTGACCTCGTTCAAATTTCCCATCTTTAGAGCATTTCATGATATACATATAATCTGTCGGCATTAGCCCAAATCCAAGACTATCCCAGTCAAAATCACAGCTCTCATCATCACTGAAATTAAACCAAACCCAAAACAGAGACACCGAATCTCAGCATTTCAACTTCAATCACGAGCATCTATTAAtgagtttaaaataaaaacacgtAATCTCTAATCTTTGAGCACTACTATCTAATGAAAAGATGGGTCATTGATAATCTTACTAAAATGGGTGTGAGAATTTGAAGTACCTGAGAGGTGATGATTGGCAAGGCTCCGGCATCGAAGATACTGCCCTAAACCCATCGCGATGACAACCTCCTCCAAGCTGCAATTTTCAAAACTATTCAGTAATTCCTAATGGattaaagttaaaaatatcCAATCACAGCTTTCGTTTTCATTCTACAATCTTgaggataaaagaaaaaacaaagatgATAAACCCATATGGAAAAATACAAACTTTGGGCGTCCAAAATTCCAGAATAACCGAAAGAAAtcaatataaaaatgaaaaatggcaaaaagaacaataataataaaaggacAAAAGAAAAGTGTACACGGCACAACATTCGACGGTTTCCGAGCGTCCAACCCCTAAACGCTTTCTTGTCTTCGGGACTGTCCTCCAAATGGCCAATTATCGTTGAAAAGTTTTTCCCCTTTTTTCATTGGGTTGATTTTCATAAAGTTTGAAGTATATGATTCAAAGAATatgcttttctttttatttattgaaaattgACAATGAGATTAAATACAACTAGCTAGTGAGTTCCAAGTACTTTGTTTCATCGTTAtccaaattttattattgaaatttgaagaagaagaagaagaagaagaagaagaagagcacAAGTTTCCCATGCAAGAAAAGAATGTGGGTTCCATTCaatattgttttttctatttttcatgGATGAAGCGTTCACACGTGACAAACGATTTGGTAATAATCCAAAATATTGGTGAACATTAAAGTTCACTTTTTTATCATCcctcaaaatatatatttatataatttagaTTTCTATGTCTTCAACTAATTAAAGGAATTTAGTCAAATCTTATCTTTATCAAAAATTGAGATTTAAGTAAAagttatataaaataaaactcaTCCTCATAAgaattaaacaaataaataaatatattttaatatttcttCATACCAATCCTCAtgttttccattttctttttctttataatgATCTGTACATGACTCATGACTTCATCCTCAAACAGttaaagaaaagagagaaggctataataatataaaagtaAATATTCGAACATATATACTTTTTAAGATAAAGATTATAAAAATAAGGAATTTAAAGTGCAATCCCTATCATGTTGATACTCCCTTAAATCTAATTACgtattataatataaacttAAATTTCATCCGACGTATATTATATGTACATGAGATGACAAAAGGTTCTGATTTAAATCTTACCTCTCAATTTGTATTTAAAAAAGGAACGACATTATTCTTAAATTCATAATCACTAAACTTTTGCTAAAATTAGCTTCTCTTTTGTTTAACGACaaatcaaagttcaaaatcatgACGATTACCCAACTTCTTTCCAAATTAGAATTCCtatttacaaagaaaaaaaaattctgtTTTTCTTAacaagagaaaacaaaatcGAACGCATGACTAAAGAAAGAAGTAACTTtacaaaaagaataaagaaaccACACATGCATTATATGATCAAGATCATGAAGAATGTTTAAACTGATCTCTTTCAAATTCCCAAATGAATGGTTCATTTTGATCCAAAAATCAGAGAGAAGAATAATACCAGTTACCACCAAATCATACAtgcaaaaaaggaaagagagagagagagagagagagagagagagagagagagagagagaagaacaaaatatgaaagaaattcaCCCAGATGAAAATATCTATATAAAAAAAGGGTAAAAGGCAAATTGATTTTATCAAAcctttgaagaagaagaagatgatgatgaagaaacAAGGCGAAAAGAGGAGGAGAAGAATCTTCTGAGAATCATGTTGTGGCTGATTAATATTGATCTCTTTGTATTGCCAATTTTATTAGCAAAAAATGTGAAGAGAAAGTGATTTGTTGTGTTGGgagaaatatatctatatatcaatctatctctctatatatatatattggagaGAAAGATAAGGAGGAGTTttgttattattaaaaaatcCAGCTTGTAAAATTTGTAACAACCAACATTGGATTATGGGTCACAATTCCATGTCAGCTACACATAAACGTAGGCATCCAAAATTCCACCTTTCCATTTCCCTAAACCTAACCAAACTCATCTATCTTCAAAAATCTTTTTCCTTATACTATCATAACCATTacaaaatatctttttttaatgaacaaacaaaaacactataaaagtttatcattcgagtaaaaaaaaaaaagaaaagacaaaagcACTTTATTCAAGTTTAAAAAGTTTGTTCTAATTTTTATTCTTAACTAAGTCAATCTtatcaataaaatttttaatttaatttaatttattatagtTAGAAGGTATGACTTAAATTTTAGTTCATGGTTTATTTAATATGTAACGTTGCTTGTTATAGTATTATGTTAGAACGTTTTAGTTGCgtttcattaaaaataaatattttaatgggTAAGTTTTGAAGCATTTTCTTGCTACAAAATGTTACCATATATGTGTTCTATACATTTGGGAAATAGAATCTTTTCGATTTTCTTTCCTAATCTATAGTTTCTTTACTTGTAATCTCTCTTCTCTATGTTTACACACTTGCATCATTTCGCTTTCTAAACACAactaatttttcaattaatataCATAAAATTACATAACCTTTAGAGTTAAGTAATTGTTAAAGTTTATCTAACCCTAATAActtagaaaattttgattttaaaaagttCCACACTCTCTCATATTTACTTTGTGTGTTGTGTACTTTCCAACTTTTTCCTATcagttgtttttttttcatttctttttccctcttttaatcactctcccacttcatcttcttccttccGTTCATTGCATCCCTATGTTTCTTATGTTCTTTGAGAAAAACACTTTACACGTGAGAAGATAAAAGCTGGGAGTCCTTACAGTTGGGCATTGTTGTGTGTGACAGTGTCTTATACAACCATGACAATTGAAACTAAGGAATCTTGGTCTTTGGATTTAGTAAAATACATAAGTATTAAGATCATTCCTTTTCGTTTCTTGTTTTtggattttaaaaattaagtataTTTTCTCTCTATTTCATGAAAAATGAGTAGGATAATTAAAAAAGTTTGTCaaatttcgaaaaaaaaaactttcttttttagttttaaaattttggttttagatTTTAGTGAATCTTTGAAGAAAGATAATTTTATTCCGGTGATTCAAGAGCTAGAAATAACAAATAGTTGATTCGCCTATTTAAATAGACAAAATTTATTAGTTTTGGATTTTAATTGATGGTTGAAATTTGATATTTGTTCCATTTTTATGATATAGCTGAAGATGTTAGAGTTCAATTTAAGCCATTGAtgttaaaataaatttgatgtGTAACTAACCAACAAccaaatttcattaaaaaaaaaaagaaaaagaaaaaacatggtGGTGGGTTGGTCTGAAGCACAAAATACCTAGATATGTCCAGCCCACAATTCATTTCAGGAGCCGGCCCAAAACGTCAGGCCCATTTTGTGGTTAATCTATGTTTTAGAATGACTTCATTTTGTGTGTAAGACCCACTCGACTAAAATTTTcttagttttgaaaaaaaatacataaacaaGAAGGCTCAAGCACACAGCTCACAAAAAGCGAGAATCAATTGGGAAGCCAAAAGGAATCTAGGAAGAAGAGAGA
This genomic window contains:
- the LOC103487805 gene encoding branched-chain amino acid aminotransferase 1, mitochondrial isoform X1, which translates into the protein MILRRFFSSSFRLVSSSSSSSSSKLGGGCHRDGFRAVSSMPEPCQSSPLSDDESCDFDWDSLGFGLMPTDYMYIMKCSKDGKFERGQMSRYGNIELSPSAGVLNYGQGLFEGLKAYRKRDGGFRLFRPDQNALRMMTGAERMCMPSPSIEQFVDAVKQITIANRRWVPPLGKGSLYIRPLLIGTGPVLGLAPAPEYTFLIYASPVRNYFKEGSAPLNLYVENEFVRASRGGTGGVKTISNYAPVLKAITRAKSRGFSDVLYLDSVNKRDLEEVSSCNIFLVKGNVISTPATNGTILPGVTRKSIIEIARDRGYEVEERAINMEELFDAHEVFCTGTAVGVAPVGSITCMDRRIEYQTGADTTCQELYSTLVGIQTGTIEDKMGWTVEIS
- the LOC103487805 gene encoding branched-chain amino acid aminotransferase 1, mitochondrial isoform X2; protein product: MILRRFFSSSFRLVSSSSSSSSSKLGGGCHRDGFRAVSSMPEPCQSSPLSDDESCDFDWDSLGFGLMPTDYMYIMKCSKDGKFERGQMSRYGNIELSPSAGVLNYGQGLFEGLKAYRKRDGGFRLFRPDQNALRMMTGAERMCMPSPSIEQFVDAVKQITIANRRWVPPLGKGSLYIRPLLIGTGPVLGLAPAPEYTFLIYASPVRNYFKEGSAPLNLYVENEFVRASRGGTGGVKTISNYAPVLKAITRAKSRGFSDVLYLDSVNKRDLEEVSSCNIFLGNVISTPATNGTILPGVTRKSIIEIARDRGYEVEERAINMEELFDAHEVFCTGTAVGVAPVGSITCMDRRIEYQTGADTTCQELYSTLVGIQTGTIEDKMGWTVEIS
- the LOC103487805 gene encoding branched-chain-amino-acid aminotransferase 2, chloroplastic isoform X4, giving the protein MPEPCQSSPLSDDESCDFDWDSLGFGLMPTDYMYIMKCSKDGKFERGQMSRYGNIELSPSAGVLNYGQGLFEGLKAYRKRDGGFRLFRPDQNALRMMTGAERMCMPSPSIEQFVDAVKQITIANRRWVPPLGKGSLYIRPLLIGTGPVLGLAPAPEYTFLIYASPVRNYFKEGSAPLNLYVENEFVRASRGGTGGVKTISNYAPVLKAITRAKSRGFSDVLYLDSVNKRDLEEVSSCNIFLVKGNVISTPATNGTILPGVTRKSIIEIARDRGYEVEERAINMEELFDAHEVFCTGTAVGVAPVGSITCMDRRIEYQTGADTTCQELYSTLVGIQTGTIEDKMGWTVEIS
- the LOC103487805 gene encoding branched-chain-amino-acid aminotransferase 2, chloroplastic isoform X3, with the translated sequence MLCRLGGGCHRDGFRAVSSMPEPCQSSPLSDDESCDFDWDSLGFGLMPTDYMYIMKCSKDGKFERGQMSRYGNIELSPSAGVLNYGQGLFEGLKAYRKRDGGFRLFRPDQNALRMMTGAERMCMPSPSIEQFVDAVKQITIANRRWVPPLGKGSLYIRPLLIGTGPVLGLAPAPEYTFLIYASPVRNYFKEGSAPLNLYVENEFVRASRGGTGGVKTISNYAPVLKAITRAKSRGFSDVLYLDSVNKRDLEEVSSCNIFLVKGNVISTPATNGTILPGVTRKSIIEIARDRGYEVEERAINMEELFDAHEVFCTGTAVGVAPVGSITCMDRRIEYQTGADTTCQELYSTLVGIQTGTIEDKMGWTVEIS